GCTAGCCTTGCGTAATAATAACTATCTGTCTCGTAGCTATACGTCATGAACTTGCTATGTGATACATTATTTTGGTCAATTGCTGCAAAACTAACTTCCATTATTTGCGTCTTCCTTACTATTCCTAAAGAACCGGAGGGTACTCCGGCCGTATTTTCGTTCGTCATAACAGAGAAGGTTTCCGATTTCCTTGGGCCAGTCTTTTTTTTCCTCGGCGGGATAGTGAATGATAAATAGACCACCCGGGGTCAGCAGCTTTGCTTTATCGATTGCTCTGGCCAGTTCTATTTTCCCATCCATGGGGAATGGAGGATCTGCATACACAATATCGTATTGCCGTTTTGCCGTAGGGATGAACCGTCTTACATCGGTCATAAACAATTGGATTTCTGACTCAACCATCCCTATGTTATTCAAGATTGTGGCTTTTTTACCACGGTCCTTCTCGACTAAATGTACGGGGCTAGCCCCTCTTGAGGCTGCTTCGATTCCTACGCAACCGCTTCCGGTAAATAAGTCGAGCCAGGATTGACCTTCCAAATTTCCGAGAATATCAAATAATGATTCCCTCATACAATCCATTGCAGGTCTGATAACCCCGGGGGGGCACAGAACCGTTCTGCCACGATATTTTCCACCTGTAACTCGCACTTCGCTACCTCAATGCCTTTGATAATAAAATATGGGAAGCGTTTATTCAAGGCAACTCAAAAAACCTCTTGGTTTTCTTCCTCAAATGGAGATGACTCTGAGAGGGTTCTCCTGATTACGCTATTGTCTTCAGTCAAGAAAGCCGGGTCTGTCAGCAGAATCCGGTCTGCCTCTTTCCTCGCCTGTTCTATTAAATCGAGGTCTTCGCTAAGGGATGCATAGTGGAGGCGGAGGAATCCCGATTGCCGAGTCCCTGTAATTTCCCCTGGCCCCCTGATAACCAGGTCTTGTTCGGCAATATAGAAACCGTCATTTGATTCCTTCATTACTTTCAATCGCTGTTTGGCATCGTCGGTGAGATCATTGCCGAATACCAAAAAACAATAGGATTGCAGATGGCTTCTTCCCACCCGTCCGCGAAGCTGGTGGAGGGCGCTGAGCCCAAATCTATCTGCATGCTCGATTACCATACAGGTTGCATTGGGGATGTCGATTCCGACCTCTACGACACTGGTTGAAACAAGGTATTGCAGTTTCCCTTCCTGGTAGTTTTTGAGGATTGCCATTTTCTCCTCTTCGTCGAGCTTGCTATGGATGAGGGCAGAAGGAACCTGGGGATAGTGTTCCTTCAAGAACTCAAACATATTGGTCACATCGCGTAGATTGCTTTCTCCCGTATCATCGATCCGGGGATAGACAAAATAGGCTTGGTGGCCTCGCTTGAACTCGACAGAAATTGCCTTATACATACGTTCCCTGCTTCCTTCGCTTACAAGGTGGGTAACGATAGGGACTCTTTGCGGCGGCATGGTCCTGATAGTCGAAACATTCAGGTTTCCAAATACTGTCAGGGAGAGTGTCCTGGGAATTGGGGTTGCCGTCATAAGCAACAGATCTGGGACCTCGGCTTTCTGCAACAGGGCAAGCCTTTGTTCAACCCCGAAACGGTGCTGTTCATCGATGATCACATACCGGAGATTCTTGAAACTCACTTCCTTGGAAAACAGGGCATGGGTTCCGATGATTATATCGACATTTCCCTTTGCAATTGCCTGAAGCAGGAGTTTCCTTTCTTTCCCCTTGACTGATCCTGTAAGAAATGCAATGCGAATTCCCAGCGGTTCGAGCAGTCTTGCCGCTGATTCGGCATGTTGGCGGGAAAGCAACTCAGTTGGGGCCATGAAGGCTACCTGTGCTCCGGTTGAGAGTACATGCAAAGAACTTATCCAGGCAACCAGTGTCTTGCCGCTACCTACATCTCCTTGGAGCAATCGGTTCATGGCTTGCTCGCTGTCCAGATCCTTACGGATTTCTTTTAGGACTGTCATTTGGTCTGCGGTAAGGGGAAATGGAAGATCCTCAATGAATTTCAGTTCCAGTTTTGTAGGAGTGGACGGTCCCTGGGAAGTCCCCCTTGCCAGGGAAACATTTCTCCGTCTGGCTACAAGCTGCAGGTAGAATAGCTCACTGAAGGCAAGCGTCTTTCGCGCATGGTCATGGGAAGAAAGACTTGGAGGGAAATGCCAGATCCTCAGTGCTTCATCAAAAGAGAGGAGCGAATGCTTTGTGCGGATCGAGAGCGGTAATTCTTCTTCGAAGCGGTCGACTTTTGAGAGGATTGCCAAGACATCCCGGCGTATGATCCTCTGGCTTAGGGTTCCCTTAAGCGGGTAGATAGGGAGAATTTTCCCGAAGGAATCAGGAAAGTCACCGTCCTCCGTTGCAGGGGTCATCTCGAATTGCGAACATTGCAATTCTCCCATATGGCGGCTTACTGTCCCATACAGATAGTAGATATGTCCTACTTTGAGTGTTTTCTCCAGGAAGTTCCTGCCGAAACACACGAGGGAAAGTCTTCCGTAACCTTTCTGTGAGACATCCTTTACAAGGATTTTCAAGGTTCTTTTATTTGAAAACTTTGGACCGAAGTAGGAATGGGCAACCACTTCAACGAGTGTATTTGCCGTCATCCCGTCCTCAAGCTCTCCCAAGGCATGTATCATACTCCTGTCTTCCCACGCACGGGGTGAGAGTGACAAGAGGTCAGAGAATGTAAAAATGCCCATCTCTGAGTAACATTTAGTGGCTGAAGGGCCTACTTTTGGTAATGTAGAGATACTGTCCTTGAGGTTGCGGAGATATTGCATGTCAGAACGGGATCTTTGCCAGGGCTGCTACCGCAAAACCGAGAAAACCAGCACATATAAAATAGACCAGCACAAAGAACACCAGGCTTGTCGTAACGAGTTGCCGGTCATTTATGGTTCTGTTCTTGTAGAACAATCCCTGTACCCAATTCAAGACGCCCCCGATCATAGAGTCGAGCATCTTGATGTACTGGATAGTGTTGGGTCCTCGCTTATAGC
The sequence above is a segment of the Sphaerochaeta pleomorpha str. Grapes genome. Coding sequences within it:
- the recG gene encoding ATP-dependent DNA helicase RecG, encoding MQYLRNLKDSISTLPKVGPSATKCYSEMGIFTFSDLLSLSPRAWEDRSMIHALGELEDGMTANTLVEVVAHSYFGPKFSNKRTLKILVKDVSQKGYGRLSLVCFGRNFLEKTLKVGHIYYLYGTVSRHMGELQCSQFEMTPATEDGDFPDSFGKILPIYPLKGTLSQRIIRRDVLAILSKVDRFEEELPLSIRTKHSLLSFDEALRIWHFPPSLSSHDHARKTLAFSELFYLQLVARRRNVSLARGTSQGPSTPTKLELKFIEDLPFPLTADQMTVLKEIRKDLDSEQAMNRLLQGDVGSGKTLVAWISSLHVLSTGAQVAFMAPTELLSRQHAESAARLLEPLGIRIAFLTGSVKGKERKLLLQAIAKGNVDIIIGTHALFSKEVSFKNLRYVIIDEQHRFGVEQRLALLQKAEVPDLLLMTATPIPRTLSLTVFGNLNVSTIRTMPPQRVPIVTHLVSEGSRERMYKAISVEFKRGHQAYFVYPRIDDTGESNLRDVTNMFEFLKEHYPQVPSALIHSKLDEEEKMAILKNYQEGKLQYLVSTSVVEVGIDIPNATCMVIEHADRFGLSALHQLRGRVGRSHLQSYCFLVFGNDLTDDAKQRLKVMKESNDGFYIAEQDLVIRGPGEITGTRQSGFLRLHYASLSEDLDLIEQARKEADRILLTDPAFLTEDNSVIRRTLSESSPFEEENQEVF
- the rsmD gene encoding 16S rRNA (guanine(966)-N(2))-methyltransferase RsmD, translating into MRVTGGKYRGRTVLCPPGVIRPAMDCMRESLFDILGNLEGQSWLDLFTGSGCVGIEAASRGASPVHLVEKDRGKKATILNNIGMVESEIQLFMTDVRRFIPTAKRQYDIVYADPPFPMDGKIELARAIDKAKLLTPGGLFIIHYPAEEKKDWPKEIGNLLCYDERKYGRSTLRFFRNSKEDANNGS